CGACGGTCGCGGATTCCGGATGCCGGAGCACGAGGACGGCTTCTTCCTCGGCGCCTCCCTGTTCGACAACGTCACCTCGGACATGCGGATCCACCGGGAGGAGATCTTCGGGCCGGTGCTGTCGGTGGTGCGTGCCGCCGACTACGAGGAGGCGCTGCGCCTGCCCAGCGAGCACGAGTACGGCAACGGCGTCGCGATATTCACCAGGGACGGGGACTCGGCGCGCGAGTTCGCCGGAAGGGTGAACACCGGGATGGTCGGCATCAACGTTCCCATTCCCGTGCCGATCGCCTATCACACCTTCGGTGGCTGGAAGCGCTCCGGATTCGGGGACCTGAACCAGCACGGCCCTGACTCCGTCCGGTTCTACACCAAGACCAAGACCGTCACCTCCCGTTGGCCCTCCGGGCGCAAGGAGGACGCCAGCTTCACCATCCCGACGATGCACTGACGCGCTCTGCGTGGTTGGTCGGGTGGTCGGCACGGGAGTCGACGCTCGTCCGCTCCCGGACCGGGGGTGATCCCGCCCGGTCCGGGAGCGGCCACGGCTGGTGCCCCGCGGGGCGTGCCCGGCGACACGCGAGGAAACGACGCCGCGAACCGGCGTTCCCGATCGAGCAGGAGTACCAAGTGACCACTTCCGTCGCATCGGCAGAGACCCCGCTGTCCCCGTTCGCCCTCACGGAGGACCAGCGAGCGATCAGGGAAACCGCGGGCGAATTCGCCACCGAACGCATCGCCCCCCACGCGGAGGAGTGGGACCGGGATAAGCACTTCCCGGTTGACGTGCTGGGCGAGGCGGGCGAGCTCGGCATGGGCGGTGTCTACATCGACGAGCAGTACGGCGGCAGCGGGCTCAGCCGGTTCGACGCCGCGCTGATCTTCGAGGAGCTGGCCACCGGCTGTCCCACCATCGCGGCCTACGTCTCGATACACAACATGGTCGCCTGGATGATCGACGCCTACGGGGACCAGCGGCAGCGCGCCGAGTGGCTGCCCGAGCTGTGCTCGATGCGCAGGCTGGGCAGCTACTGCCTCACCGAACCGGACGCGGGATCGGACGCGGCCGCCCTGAAGACCAGGGCCGTGCGCGACGGGGACGACTACGTCGTCAACGGCGTGAAGCAGTTCATCTCCGGAAGCGGCTACGCGGGCGTCTACGTCGTGATGGTGCGCACGGGCGAGCCCGGCGCCAAGGGAATCTCCACGCTGGTGATCGACGGTCGCAGCGAGGGGATCTCCTTCGGCCCGGAGGAACGCAAGATGGGCTGGAACGCCCAGCCGACCAGGCAGGTCGTCTTCACCGACGTGCGGGTTCCGGCACGCAACAGGCTCGGCGAGGAGGGCATCGGCTTCCGCATCGCCATGTCCGGCCTGGACGGGGGACGGCTCAACATCGGGGCCTGTTCACTGGGCGGCGCGCGGACGGCCCTGGAGCGGAGCACGAACTACGCCACGGAACGCCACGCGTTCGGCTCGCGGATCGGCGAGTTCCAGGCGCTGCGGTTCAAGCTGGCCGACATGGACACCGAGCTCGAGGCGGCCCGCACCCTGCTGTGGCGGGCGGCTGCCGCGCTCGACGCCCGTGATCCCGAGGCCACCCGGTTGTGCGCCATGGCCAAGCGGCTGGCCACGGACAGCGGTTTCAACGTGGCCAACGAAGCTCTTCAGATCCACGGAGGTTACGGCTACCTTTCCGAGTACGGATTGGAGAAGATCGTACGCGATCTCCGGGTGCATCAGATCCTGGAAGGTACGAACGAGATCATGCGGCTGATCATTTCCCGTGGACTGTTGGAGTCTGTTTCATGACGAGCCAGGAGAACGACGAGCAGCAGGTGCTGTTCGAGGTGTGGGGAGCACTCGGGCGGATCACGCTCAATCGGCCGAAGGCCCTGAACTCGCTGACCTACGACATGGTCCGGGCGGTGCTGACCGCGCTGGACCAGTGGCGCACCGACGACAGGGTGCGCGCGGTGCTCATCGAGGGCGCGGGTGAGCGCGGACTGTGCGCGGGCGGGGACATCCGCGCGATGTACGACGCGATCAAGGAGGGCGAACCGGAACTCACCGAGACGTTCTGGGCCGCCGAGTACCGGATGAACGACGCGCTGGCGCGCTATCCGAAGCCGGTCGTGGGAATCATGGACGGCATCTGCATGGGCGGCGGCGTCGGGATATCGGCCCACGGCTCGCACCGCGTGGTCACCGAGCGCTCCAAGGTGGGCATGCCCGAGGTGGGGATCGGATTCGTCCCCGACGTCGGCGGCACTTACCTCCTCTCGCGCACCCCGGGCGAGCTCGGCACGCACATGGCACTGACCGGTGGTCCGGTGAGCGGTGCCGACGCGGTGCACTGCGGGCTGGCCGACCACTACGTCGCGAGCACCGACCTCGAGGAACTGATCGCCGCGCTCGGAGCTGGCGACGTGGAGGCCGCCCTGGAGAAGTACTCCACCACGCCTCCGCGCTCCGAGCTGGGCGAGGCGCGCGAGTGGATCGACGAGGTCTACGGGCGCGACTCGGTCGAGGAGATCCTGGAAGGGCTGGGTGCGCGGCCCGAACCCGCCGCGCAGGAAGCGGCCCGGGCCGTGTCTACCAAGTCGCCGACCTCGCTGAAGGTCACCCTGAGGGCGCTGCGCGCCGCGCGCGAGCTGGACTCGCTGGAAGAGGTGCTCGATCAGGAGTACCGGGTCTCGCTCTCGTGCACTCACCTGGGCGACTTCGTCGAGGGGGTGCGCGCGACTCTGGTGGACAAGGACCGCGACCCCTCCTGGTCGCCCGCCCGGATCGAGGACGTCGACGAACAACGCGTCGCCGCCTTCTTCGAACGTCCTACCGGCGGGGATCTCGGTCTCTCCGGCTGAGGGCCGGTGCCCCTCGGTGGCCACAATGTCGGATCACGAGAAAGGTAGATCGGCCATGGCTGTCATCGGATTCATCGGGCTGGGACACATGGGCGGGCCCATGTCGACGAACCTGGTCAAAGCCGGGCACACCGTACGGGGGTTCGACCTTTCGTCCGATGTGCTGCGGAGCGTGGCGGAGCACGGGGTGACGGCCGTGGACTCGGCCGTCGACGCGGTCGACGGCGCCGACGCCGTGATCACGATGCTTCCGGGGGGCAAGCACCTGCTGGAGTGCTACGACGAGATCCTCGGTTCGGTTTCCGGAACCACACTGCTGATCGATTCCTCGACCGTGGACGTCGCGGACTCCCGGCGGGCCCACGAGCTGGCCGGGCAGGCGGGACTGGAATCGGTGGACGCGCCGGTTTCCGGCGGCACGGCCGGGGCCGAGGCCGGAACGCTGACCTTCATGGTCGGAGGTGGTGAACAGGCCTACCGGTCCGCGCAGGAGTTCCTCGAACCGATGGCCCGCAAGGTGATCCACTGCGGCGGAGCGGGCAACGGTCAGGTCACCAAGATGTGCAACAACCTCATGTTGGCTGCTTCGATGCTGGGTGTGGCCGAGGCGTTCGTGCTCGGGGAGAAGCTCGGTCTCCCGCACCAGGCGTTGTACGACGTCGCCTCGGTCTCCACCGGCCAGTGCTGGTCG
This genomic stretch from Actinopolyspora halophila DSM 43834 harbors:
- a CDS encoding acyl-CoA dehydrogenase family protein encodes the protein MTTSVASAETPLSPFALTEDQRAIRETAGEFATERIAPHAEEWDRDKHFPVDVLGEAGELGMGGVYIDEQYGGSGLSRFDAALIFEELATGCPTIAAYVSIHNMVAWMIDAYGDQRQRAEWLPELCSMRRLGSYCLTEPDAGSDAAALKTRAVRDGDDYVVNGVKQFISGSGYAGVYVVMVRTGEPGAKGISTLVIDGRSEGISFGPEERKMGWNAQPTRQVVFTDVRVPARNRLGEEGIGFRIAMSGLDGGRLNIGACSLGGARTALERSTNYATERHAFGSRIGEFQALRFKLADMDTELEAARTLLWRAAAALDARDPEATRLCAMAKRLATDSGFNVANEALQIHGGYGYLSEYGLEKIVRDLRVHQILEGTNEIMRLIISRGLLESVS
- a CDS encoding enoyl-CoA hydratase/isomerase family protein; the encoded protein is MTSQENDEQQVLFEVWGALGRITLNRPKALNSLTYDMVRAVLTALDQWRTDDRVRAVLIEGAGERGLCAGGDIRAMYDAIKEGEPELTETFWAAEYRMNDALARYPKPVVGIMDGICMGGGVGISAHGSHRVVTERSKVGMPEVGIGFVPDVGGTYLLSRTPGELGTHMALTGGPVSGADAVHCGLADHYVASTDLEELIAALGAGDVEAALEKYSTTPPRSELGEAREWIDEVYGRDSVEEILEGLGARPEPAAQEAARAVSTKSPTSLKVTLRALRAARELDSLEEVLDQEYRVSLSCTHLGDFVEGVRATLVDKDRDPSWSPARIEDVDEQRVAAFFERPTGGDLGLSG
- the mmsB gene encoding 3-hydroxyisobutyrate dehydrogenase, translating into MAVIGFIGLGHMGGPMSTNLVKAGHTVRGFDLSSDVLRSVAEHGVTAVDSAVDAVDGADAVITMLPGGKHLLECYDEILGSVSGTTLLIDSSTVDVADSRRAHELAGQAGLESVDAPVSGGTAGAEAGTLTFMVGGGEQAYRSAQEFLEPMARKVIHCGGAGNGQVTKMCNNLMLAASMLGVAEAFVLGEKLGLPHQALYDVASVSTGQCWSLTTNCPVPDMVDTSRANRDYEPGFAAELMLKDLGLAVSAAERSGADTEVGRLASSIYERFNAEGGGGYDFSAVINSIRQRSAES